The following proteins are encoded in a genomic region of Triticum dicoccoides isolate Atlit2015 ecotype Zavitan chromosome 1B, WEW_v2.0, whole genome shotgun sequence:
- the LOC119349166 gene encoding probable serine acetyltransferase 5: MPAGQQPPAREPDGGDSNHHPHPPPPTPALPSEVVPAYPPPESEDDESWVWTQIKAEARRDADAEPALASFLYATVLSHPSLPRSLSFHLANKLCSSTLLSTLLYDLFLASLTAHPSLRAAVVADLLAARARDPACVGFSHCLLNYKGFLAIQAHRVAHVLWAQNRRPLALALQSRVADVFAVDIHPAAVVGKAILLDHATGVVIGETAVVGDNVSILHHVTLGGTGKAVGDRHPKIGDGVLIGAGATILGNVMIGAGAKIGAGSVVLIDVPARSTAVGNPARLIGGRKGESDKDEDMPGESMDHTSFIRQWSDYTI; encoded by the coding sequence ATGCCGGCGGGCCAGCAGCCACCGGCGCGCGAGCCCGACGGCGGCGACTCCAACCACCACCCCCACCCGCCGCCCCCCACGCCCGCGCTCCCGTCCGAGGTGGTGCCGGCCTACCCGCCGCCGGAGTCGGAGGACGACGAGTCCTGGGTGTGGACGCAGATCAAGGCGGAGGCCCGGCGCGACGCCGACGCCGAGCCGGCGCTCGCCTCCTTCCTCTACGCCACGGTGCTCTCCCACCCCTCCCTGCCCCGCTCCCTCTCCTTCCACCTCGCCAACAAGCTCTGCTCCTCCACCCTCCTCTCCACGCTCCTCTACGACCTCTTCCTCGCCTCCCTCACCGCGCAcccctccctccgcgccgccgtcgtcgccgaccTCCTCGCCGCGCGCGCCCGCGACCCCGCCTGCGTCGGATTCTCCCACTGCCTCCTCAACTACAAGGGCTTCCTCGCCATCCAGGCGCACCGCGTCGCGCACGTGCTCTGGGCGCAGAACCGCCGCCCGCTCGCGCTCGCCCTCCAGTCCCGCGTCGCCGACGTCTTCGCCGTCGACATCCACCCCGCCGCCGTCGTCGGCAAGGCCATCCTCCTCGACCACGCCACCGGCGTCGTCATCGGGGAGACCGCCGTCGTCGGTGACAACGTCTCCATCCTCCACCACGTCACCCTGGGTGGGACTGGCAAGGCGGTCGGCGACCGCCACCCCAAGATTGGGGACGGCGTGCTCATAGGTGCCGGCGCCACAATCCTCGGCAACGTCATGATTGGAGCCGGGGCCAAGATTGGGGCTGGCTCCGTGGTGCTGATAGATGTGCCGGCGCGGAGCACGGCGGTGGGGAACCCTGCCAGGCTCATCGGAGGGAGGAAGGGCGAGTCCGACAAGGACGAGGACATGCCCGGAGAGTCCATGGATCACACCTCCTTCATACGGCAGTGGTCCGACTACACCATCTGA